A genome region from Melioribacteraceae bacterium 4301-Me includes the following:
- a CDS encoding site-specific DNA-methyltransferase has product MKLSEQDKQKLIELIQQGKTIPSYYKSKLFDSGDSEFVEVTKDYKLIYKGKEPKEKIIANTLAAPFQKVRSFNSDNKFDDGWQNMLIFGDNLLALKTIYEDQRGENKYKTKNKIKLIYIDPPFATKQDFMKDREKAYRDKIIGAQFIEFLRKRLIFLREILADDGSIYVHLDYKKGHYIKATLDEVFGEFNFLNEIIWQRTTNTGSSKALANKFSSDSDTIFVYTRSNQYIFNKIYRDYGKGYLDRFKYKDNRGFYRWSAMKTYSQKKYDELNKVGMIRWGANAQYPEVKQYLDDLKGVPMNNIWTDIYHINPMALENLDYPTQKPEDLLSRIIEASSNKNDIVLDAFAGSGTTLAVAEKLGRRWIGIDCGKLAIYTIQKRMLNLTTQIGSLKKDDRREHERVDNFEEHLKNSRGLFFITEKARKGDLLITDSFLKNLAKFIEENLSGNSEENFSLCLPEEKFKVKDLEVTENEEGSAGEKTVKVGRVNFLISFIQPKEKPEKEKPLKAKEFTLYNAGIYDNKEILNLDWQTYKPFVSQLFGLRPEEHKIHGFTADGYIGTYSAFVWNYPEQKNLIIDREYVSTLHTVLGGKAGDKFFVVAPVTAMSFMEDEIKIENTSYVFLKVPLSVLKALIERGEAGSLKQPSTENDVNEVIDAVGYDFISQPVVQAEYYRDEPLNPTLEDQGKKDFVIEIKEFKSNTLVYDPEDFENFETLSMVMIDTNYNDYYFNLSQVFWSDKIISEDKTKAVIRIPQDLFTGKKMMIIYLDKYGNELKIVKTQKDFNAPTIQKRRSDSKVKRRRKK; this is encoded by the coding sequence TTGAAACTTTCCGAACAAGATAAACAAAAACTGATTGAGCTAATTCAGCAAGGGAAAACGATCCCTTCTTATTATAAATCCAAGTTGTTTGACAGCGGAGATAGTGAGTTTGTTGAGGTAACTAAAGATTATAAACTTATTTACAAAGGCAAAGAACCAAAAGAAAAAATTATTGCCAATACACTTGCTGCTCCTTTCCAAAAAGTGCGTTCTTTTAACAGCGACAATAAGTTTGATGACGGTTGGCAGAATATGCTCATCTTTGGCGATAATTTGCTTGCACTAAAAACCATTTATGAAGACCAGCGTGGCGAAAACAAATACAAAACCAAAAACAAAATAAAACTTATTTACATTGACCCGCCATTTGCAACTAAGCAAGATTTTATGAAAGACCGCGAGAAAGCTTACCGCGATAAAATTATTGGCGCGCAGTTTATTGAGTTTTTACGTAAACGCTTAATTTTTTTACGTGAAATTCTTGCGGATGACGGCTCTATTTATGTGCATCTTGATTATAAAAAAGGGCATTACATAAAAGCAACACTTGATGAAGTATTTGGTGAGTTTAATTTCTTAAATGAGATCATTTGGCAAAGGACAACCAACACGGGTAGCAGTAAAGCTCTTGCAAATAAATTTAGTTCTGATTCAGATACAATTTTTGTTTACACACGCTCTAATCAATATATTTTTAATAAAATATATCGTGATTATGGAAAGGGTTATTTGGATAGATTTAAATACAAGGACAATCGAGGATTCTATAGATGGTCAGCAATGAAAACATATTCTCAGAAAAAATATGATGAGCTAAATAAAGTAGGGATGATTAGATGGGGTGCAAATGCACAATATCCAGAAGTAAAGCAATACTTAGATGATTTGAAAGGTGTCCCTATGAATAATATTTGGACAGATATTTATCATATTAACCCTATGGCTCTTGAAAATCTTGATTATCCAACGCAAAAACCAGAAGATTTATTAAGTAGAATAATTGAAGCATCATCAAATAAAAACGATATTGTATTGGATGCTTTTGCTGGTAGCGGCACAACCTTAGCAGTTGCAGAAAAACTTGGTAGACGCTGGATTGGAATAGACTGCGGTAAACTTGCCATATACACAATTCAAAAAAGAATGTTAAATCTTACGACCCAAATTGGTTCATTAAAAAAGGACGATAGACGCGAACACGAAAGAGTTGATAATTTTGAAGAACATCTCAAAAACTCACGTGGGTTATTTTTTATAACAGAAAAAGCAAGGAAGGGTGATCTATTAATAACAGATTCATTCCTTAAAAACCTTGCAAAGTTTATAGAAGAAAATTTAAGCGGAAATTCAGAAGAAAACTTTTCTCTTTGCTTGCCGGAAGAAAAGTTCAAAGTAAAAGATTTGGAAGTAACCGAAAATGAAGAAGGTTCAGCCGGAGAAAAAACTGTTAAAGTTGGCAGAGTAAATTTTCTTATTTCATTTATTCAACCCAAAGAGAAACCGGAAAAGGAAAAACCGCTTAAAGCAAAAGAGTTTACACTTTACAATGCCGGAATTTATGACAATAAGGAAATTCTAAATCTTGACTGGCAGACTTACAAACCATTCGTCTCACAACTTTTTGGCTTACGGCCGGAAGAACACAAAATACACGGCTTTACCGCTGATGGTTACATTGGCACATATTCCGCTTTTGTTTGGAATTACCCCGAACAGAAAAATCTTATAATTGACAGAGAATATGTTTCAACTTTACATACAGTTCTTGGCGGAAAAGCCGGAGATAAATTTTTTGTAGTCGCTCCTGTAACTGCAATGTCTTTTATGGAAGATGAAATCAAAATAGAAAACACAAGTTACGTTTTCTTAAAAGTCCCGCTCTCTGTATTAAAAGCATTAATTGAAAGAGGAGAAGCCGGAAGTCTAAAGCAGCCTTCAACCGAAAATGATGTTAATGAAGTTATTGACGCAGTTGGTTATGATTTTATCTCTCAGCCTGTTGTTCAAGCAGAATATTATAGAGACGAACCGCTCAATCCAACTTTGGAAGATCAAGGCAAAAAAGATTTTGTAATTGAAATTAAAGAGTTCAAATCTAATACGCTTGTTTACGATCCGGAAGATTTTGAAAACTTTGAAACGCTTTCAATGGTAATGATTGACACTAATTACAATGACTATTATTTCAATCTCTCTCAAGTTTTCTGGTCAGACAAAATAATATCGGAAGATAAAACCAAAGCAGTAATAAGGATTCCGCAAGATTTATTTACCGGAAAGAAAATGATGATAATCTATCTTGATAAATACGGCAACGAACTAAAAATTGTAAAAACACAAAAGGACTTCAATGCCCCTACAATTCAAAAACGAAGATCTGATTCTAAAGTTAAAAGAAGAAGAAAGAAATAA